Proteins from one Balaenoptera musculus isolate JJ_BM4_2016_0621 chromosome 7, mBalMus1.pri.v3, whole genome shotgun sequence genomic window:
- the ARL4C gene encoding ADP-ribosylation factor-like protein 4C — protein MGNISSNISAFQSLHIVMLGLDSAGKTTVLYRLKFNEFVNTVPTIGFNTEKIKLSNGTAKGISCHFWDVGGQEKLRPLWKSYSRCTDGIIYVVDSVDVDRLEEAKTELHKVTKFAENQGTPLLVIANKQDLPKSLPVAEIEKQLALHELIPATTYHVQPACAIIGEGLTEGMDKLYEMILKRRKSLKQKKKRSATNEYSP, from the exons ATGGGCAACATCTCTTCCAACATCTCGGCCTTCCAGTCCCTGCACATCGTCATGCTGGGCTTGGACTCGGCCGGCAAGACCACGGTGCTGTACCGGCTCAAGTTCAACGAGTTCGTGAACACGGTGCCCACCATCGGCTTCAACACGGAGAAGATCAAGCTGAGCAACGGCACGGCCAAGGGCATCAGCTGCCACTTCTGGGACGTGGGCGGCCAGGAGAAGCTGCGGCCGCTGTGGAAGTCCTACAGCCGCTGCACGGACGGCATCATCTACGTGGTGGACTCGGTGGACGTGGACCGGCTGGAGGAGGCCAAGACGGAGCTGCACAAGGTGACCAAGTTCGCCGAGAACCAGGGCACGCCGCTGTTGGTCATCGCCAACAAGCAGGACCTGCCCAAGTCGCTGCCCGTGGCCGAGATCGAGAAGCAGCTGGCGCTGCACGAGCTCATCCCGGCCACCACCTACCACGTCCAGCCGGCGTGCGCCATCATCGGCGAGGGCCTCACCGAGGGCATGGACAAGCTCTATGAGATGATCCTGAAACGCAGGAAGTCCCTCAAACAGAAGAAGAAGCG atctGCTACGAATGAATACTCACCTTAG